A genomic segment from Nicotiana tabacum cultivar K326 chromosome 7, ASM71507v2, whole genome shotgun sequence encodes:
- the LOC107775514 gene encoding U-box domain-containing protein 4 encodes MEVKRRAVKNLVTKLSSVSEQTRTEAICELRLISKNDSDSRPLIGDAGAVPYLAESLYSSNKLSQENATATLHNLSISSKDLLMSTRGVLDALSHALRNPSSPFVAQCAAATIFSLLTVESYRSIIGHKRDILFGLVDVIKSPNSDSRTVKDALKALFGIGLYPLNRAQIIELGAVPALFSLLCNDGRAGILEDVTAVIAQIAGCEESWEAFRKVSGVGVLVDLLDNSTGSSSRTKENAVSALLNLVQCGGEEIADSIRGVVLGAVDGIIEVAENGTDKGRNKAMALLKILDASSCMFQEEQMGCLSNSNHSL; translated from the coding sequence ATGGAGGTCAAACGAAGGGCGGTGAAGAACCTCGTTACGAAGCTGAGTTCCGTCTCGGAGCAGACACGTACAGAAGCAATTTGCGAGCTAAGATTGATCTCAAAGAACGATTCCGACAGCAGACCGTTGATCGGCGATGCCGGCGCTGTTCCGTATTTGGCGGAATCGCTCTACTCGTCGAACAAATTGTCTCAGGAGAACGCAACCGCCACGTTGCATAACCTCTCGATTTCTTCCAAGGACTTGCTGATGTCCACGCGCGGGGTCCTCGACGCACTCTCTCACGCTCTCCGGAATCCTTCTTCCCCTTTTGTCGCCCAGTGCGCCGCCGCCACCATCTTCAGCTTATTGACGGTCGAGTCTTATCGGTCCATCATCGGCCACAAGCGCGATATTCTCTTCGGGCTTGTAGATGTCATTAAAAGCCCTAATTCGGATTCTAGAACTGTAAAAGATGCGCTCAAAGCCCTTTTTGGTATTGGGCTTTACCCGCTGAATCGTGCTCAAATTATCGAGCTGGGGGCTGTACCCGCTTTATTTTCGTTGCTGTGTAATGACGGTAGAGCTGGGATATTGGAGGATGTTACAGCTGTCATTGCTCAAATTGCAGGGTGTGAGGAGAGCTGGGAGGCATTTAGGAAGGTATCAGGGGTGGGGGTACTGGTCGATTTGTTGGATAATTCGACTGGATCAAGCAGTCGAACTAAAGAGAACGCGGTTTCAGCGTTACTGAATTTGGTGCAATGTGGTGGAGAAGAGATTGCCGATAGTATTCGTGGCGTAGTTTTAGGGGCAGTGGATGGCATTATTGAAGTGGCGGAAAATGGAACGGATAAGGGCAGGAACAAAGCAATGGCGTTGTTGAAGATACTTGATGCGAGTTCCTGTATGTTTCAAGAGGAGCAGATGGGCTGCTTATCAAATTCAAACCATTCATTATGA